One Nitrospirae bacterium YQR-1 DNA window includes the following coding sequences:
- the gyrB gene encoding DNA topoisomerase (ATP-hydrolyzing) subunit B, whose product MENSRDDVVSNGTSAAGDVSYEAESIQILKGLEGVQARPAMYIGSTGIEGLHHLVYEVVDNSVDEALAGHCTNIETTLHHDGSCTVIDDGRGIPVEVHPGDPKKRTAAEIVLTELHAGGKFDSKAYKISGGLHGVGVSVVNALSEWLEVEIKKEGKVYQQRFERGKPACGLTVVGETEVRGTKITFKPDPKVFENTEFSFDTLAQRLRELAFLNKGLSISLSEESSERRHTFLYEGGIVSFVEHLNKNKVTVQDKPLYISGQREGCHVEIALEYNDGYTELIYTFANNINTREGGTHLTGFKAALTRTANAYAGAAGLMKTGSLSGEDVREGLTAVISVKVQNPQFEGQTKMKLGNTEIKGIVESIVNDSLGKYFEENPSTAKKIIEKSIQALRARDAARKARELTRRKGALEDSGLPGKLADCSEKDPAQSEIYIVEGDSAGGSAKQGRDRRFQAILPLRGKILNVEKARFDKMLSSEEIRILITVLGTGIGSDEFDIAKLRYHRIILMTDADVDGAHIRTLLLTFFYRQMPEIIERGYLYIAQPPLYKVKKGKTEKYVQNDGELQDMLFELAVSELETTIKGSELRGKTLLPHFKRLMSYEKLIEWHVRRQSDSDLLRYVLKFKNLEDTLKDEGKLMDFLAVIKDIYKDTEWSEIVFDKEHMSYSVKLQRQNKGLSLSLNYIKSPEYKELRNYHAIVEDMGEPPYVISHQGVDHEFGSPTEVLEFVMKIARKGLHIQRYKGLGEMNPHQLWETTMDPQRRIFLQVTIEDTVQSDAIFTILMGDAVEPRKEFITKYALDARNIDV is encoded by the coding sequence ATGGAAAATAGCCGTGACGACGTGGTCTCAAATGGTACTTCCGCAGCAGGGGATGTGTCGTATGAGGCTGAGTCAATACAAATATTGAAAGGTCTTGAAGGGGTACAGGCAAGACCGGCTATGTATATAGGATCAACCGGCATAGAGGGTCTTCACCATTTGGTTTATGAGGTGGTTGACAATAGTGTTGATGAGGCACTTGCCGGGCATTGCACAAACATAGAGACGACCCTTCACCATGACGGCAGTTGCACGGTCATAGATGATGGGCGGGGGATTCCTGTGGAGGTGCATCCGGGGGACCCTAAAAAGCGTACTGCTGCAGAAATTGTTTTGACGGAGCTTCACGCCGGGGGCAAGTTTGACTCTAAGGCATACAAAATCTCAGGTGGACTTCACGGAGTGGGGGTCTCTGTGGTTAACGCCCTCAGTGAGTGGCTTGAGGTTGAGATAAAAAAAGAGGGTAAAGTATATCAGCAGCGGTTTGAGCGTGGTAAGCCCGCCTGTGGACTTACCGTTGTAGGTGAGACGGAAGTGAGGGGTACAAAAATCACTTTTAAGCCGGACCCTAAAGTTTTTGAAAACACGGAGTTTAGCTTTGACACCCTTGCTCAGCGATTAAGAGAGCTGGCCTTTCTTAACAAAGGGCTCAGTATTTCCCTGTCGGAGGAGAGCTCCGAACGGCGGCATACGTTTCTCTATGAGGGCGGCATAGTGTCCTTTGTTGAGCATTTAAATAAAAACAAGGTTACAGTTCAGGACAAACCCCTTTATATATCGGGGCAGCGTGAAGGCTGCCACGTGGAAATTGCCCTTGAATATAATGACGGTTACACAGAGCTCATATACACCTTTGCCAATAACATAAACACCCGTGAGGGCGGCACTCATTTGACGGGTTTTAAGGCGGCTCTGACCAGAACCGCCAACGCTTATGCCGGAGCCGCAGGACTTATGAAAACGGGTTCCCTCTCAGGCGAGGATGTGCGTGAGGGCCTTACTGCTGTAATAAGTGTAAAAGTGCAAAATCCCCAGTTTGAGGGGCAGACAAAGATGAAACTGGGTAACACCGAAATTAAGGGCATAGTGGAGTCAATAGTGAATGACTCATTGGGGAAGTACTTTGAAGAGAACCCATCAACGGCTAAGAAAATAATAGAAAAATCCATACAGGCACTGCGGGCACGGGATGCGGCCCGGAAAGCCAGGGAACTCACACGCCGTAAGGGTGCCCTTGAGGACTCCGGCCTTCCCGGCAAACTTGCCGACTGCTCGGAAAAAGACCCGGCACAGAGTGAGATTTACATAGTGGAGGGTGACTCCGCCGGAGGTTCGGCAAAGCAGGGGCGAGACAGACGCTTTCAGGCCATACTGCCTCTGCGGGGTAAGATTTTAAATGTCGAGAAGGCACGCTTTGATAAGATGCTTTCCTCCGAGGAGATTCGTATCCTGATTACAGTCCTTGGTACAGGCATCGGCTCTGATGAGTTTGACATCGCCAAGCTCAGGTACCACAGAATCATCCTGATGACTGATGCAGACGTGGACGGCGCCCATATCAGGACTCTTCTGCTAACCTTCTTTTACCGCCAAATGCCGGAAATTATAGAGCGCGGATACCTCTATATCGCACAGCCCCCCCTCTACAAAGTAAAAAAAGGTAAAACCGAGAAATACGTACAAAACGACGGGGAACTTCAGGACATGCTTTTTGAGCTTGCCGTTTCCGAGCTTGAGACAACAATAAAGGGGTCAGAACTCAGAGGTAAAACCCTCCTGCCGCATTTCAAAAGGCTCATGTCTTATGAAAAGCTAATCGAATGGCATGTAAGAAGACAAAGTGACAGTGATTTGCTCAGATACGTGCTGAAATTTAAAAATCTGGAGGATACGTTAAAAGACGAGGGAAAGCTCATGGATTTTCTTGCCGTAATAAAAGATATTTACAAGGATACAGAGTGGAGTGAGATAGTGTTTGACAAGGAGCACATGAGTTATTCAGTAAAACTGCAAAGGCAAAATAAGGGTTTATCACTCAGTCTTAATTATATAAAATCACCGGAGTATAAAGAGCTCAGGAATTATCATGCGATAGTGGAAGACATGGGAGAGCCGCCGTATGTTATAAGCCATCAGGGGGTTGACCATGAGTTTGGCAGCCCAACGGAGGTTTTGGAGTTTGTAATGAAAATAGCAAGAAAGGGGCTTCACATACAGCGGTATAAGGGGTTGGGGGAGATGAATCCTCATCAGTTGTGGGAGACAACGATGGACCCGCAGCGGAGGATCTTCCTGCAGGTTACCATAGAGGACACGGTACAGTCAGACGCTATATTTACAATTTTAATGGGAGATGCCGTTGAGCCCAGAAAAGAGTTTATAACCAAGTACGCTCTTGATGCAAGGAATATTGATGTATAG
- a CDS encoding chemotaxis protein CheD — MNEHFLYPGTLLADRSPYAITTVLGSCISVCLWDMQLKCGGMNHYLLPLWNGEGLASPKYGNIAIIKLIEKVVSFGCNRRNIQAKVFGGAAIMQNSSGLLNVGERNIMIAQDLLAEEKIMIAGSDIGGNQGRKIIFNTETGVVLVKKVQKTTSG, encoded by the coding sequence ATGAACGAACATTTTTTATATCCGGGAACTTTGCTTGCCGATAGGTCCCCCTATGCGATAACCACAGTGCTGGGCTCCTGCATCTCCGTATGCTTGTGGGACATGCAGCTTAAGTGTGGCGGGATGAACCACTACCTGCTTCCGCTTTGGAACGGGGAAGGGCTGGCCTCTCCCAAGTACGGAAACATTGCCATTATAAAACTCATTGAGAAAGTGGTATCGTTTGGCTGTAACAGGAGAAACATTCAGGCAAAGGTTTTTGGCGGTGCCGCAATAATGCAAAACTCCTCCGGGCTCTTAAATGTCGGCGAGAGAAACATAATGATAGCCCAGGACTTGCTTGCGGAGGAAAAGATTATGATAGCAGGCTCTGACATAGGTGGCAACCAGGGGAGAAAGATAATTTTTAATACTGAAACCGGTGTTGTTTTAGTTAAAAAGGTGCAAAAAACAACAAGCGGCTGA
- a CDS encoding HAMP domain-containing histidine kinase, with protein MMKQLTDAELIEELKKRFGEREKAISDIRIMTKKLEEVNLRLQESESLRSNFLSNIKNEINNPMTSILGFSEQLYKKASHMECDDITLMAQLIHEESFVLDFQLKNIFMAAELESGETTLTHVMVDIVSLVSDVIDSFNNLAGKKGVKIYFSPLVDDAAEGDGRQLFFVTDSEKLHLILTNLISNAIEFNKQDGIVEIRVSKKEAKLHIEVKDYGIGIQDKNLRAIFDRFVQVDVGTMKSHRGHGLGLSIIRTLVDLLNGKVTVESEVDKWTLFTVILPELEGQIELESFSSDGNDFLFDDAQQF; from the coding sequence ATGATGAAACAACTGACAGATGCCGAGCTTATAGAGGAATTAAAGAAACGGTTTGGGGAGAGGGAAAAGGCGATTTCCGATATACGTATAATGACCAAAAAACTTGAGGAGGTTAATTTAAGGCTGCAAGAGTCCGAGTCGCTCAGGAGTAATTTTCTGTCAAATATAAAAAATGAAATTAACAACCCCATGACCTCCATTCTGGGTTTTTCCGAGCAGCTTTATAAAAAAGCCTCACACATGGAATGTGACGATATCACACTGATGGCACAGTTGATTCACGAGGAGTCATTTGTGCTGGATTTCCAGTTGAAAAATATTTTTATGGCCGCCGAACTTGAATCAGGGGAGACTACTCTGACCCACGTTATGGTTGATATCGTTTCTCTCGTTTCAGACGTCATTGATTCCTTTAATAACTTAGCGGGAAAAAAAGGTGTTAAAATTTACTTCTCTCCGCTTGTTGATGATGCTGCAGAAGGAGACGGCAGACAGTTGTTTTTTGTAACCGACTCTGAAAAGCTTCATCTGATACTTACAAATCTGATAAGTAATGCAATAGAATTCAACAAACAGGATGGTATTGTAGAGATAAGAGTTTCAAAGAAAGAAGCTAAACTGCACATTGAAGTAAAAGACTATGGTATAGGGATACAAGACAAGAATCTCCGGGCGATATTTGACAGATTTGTACAGGTTGATGTAGGAACAATGAAGTCTCACAGGGGGCATGGCCTGGGTTTAAGCATAATAAGGACCCTTGTTGACCTGCTTAATGGTAAAGTAACGGTTGAGTCTGAGGTGGATAAATGGACTCTGTTTACAGTAATTTTGCCGGAGCTGGAGGGTCAGATTGAGCTGGAGTCTTTCTCCTCTGATGGTAATGATTTTCTTTTTGACGATGCGCAGCAGTTTTAA
- the dnaN gene encoding DNA polymerase III subunit beta, translated as MNFKIDSSELQRKLSDIQSIIEKKATTPVLSNFLLNVENDGSTIYATDLDMAIKEPVTTASVEKPGKFCLPAKKLYEIAREITGEIAFEETENNWVSIKAGKSYFRIAALESEEYPQWPEIEQDKQIVINAHKLLGMIEKTLYSAGEADPRYTLNGVLFHIFGEQKKMLLVGTDSHRLAVIETPIDVPFTDELKLIVPRKSVTELKKFLTGIDGEISFDLSQNHIRFNLFEKEFLTKLIEGSYPTYDQVIPKNNDKTATINREEFITVLKRVSVINRDKSKIIKIDINENEMEIFATDPELGEARDSMEVNFDGEAINVGFNSRYLLELLLSMEAENVVVKFLDSQNPTLFMEEGTENYRCVIMPVRI; from the coding sequence ATGAATTTTAAAATAGACAGCTCTGAGCTACAGAGAAAGCTCTCAGACATCCAGAGCATTATAGAGAAAAAGGCGACCACGCCTGTACTTAGTAATTTTCTGCTAAATGTGGAAAATGACGGGAGCACTATTTATGCAACTGACCTTGACATGGCCATAAAGGAGCCGGTAACGACGGCAAGTGTGGAAAAACCAGGGAAGTTTTGCCTTCCTGCAAAGAAACTATATGAAATCGCCCGCGAGATAACAGGTGAGATAGCATTTGAAGAAACTGAAAACAACTGGGTAAGTATTAAAGCCGGCAAGAGTTACTTTCGTATAGCAGCTCTGGAAAGTGAGGAGTATCCCCAGTGGCCTGAAATCGAGCAGGATAAGCAAATTGTAATTAATGCCCATAAGCTCCTTGGCATGATTGAAAAGACGCTTTACAGCGCTGGAGAGGCTGACCCCCGTTACACTTTAAACGGGGTTTTGTTTCACATCTTTGGGGAGCAAAAAAAGATGCTGCTGGTTGGTACCGACAGTCACAGGCTTGCTGTTATTGAAACACCTATAGATGTTCCTTTTACAGATGAATTAAAGCTTATAGTGCCGCGCAAGAGTGTAACTGAATTAAAGAAATTCTTAACCGGCATAGACGGTGAGATATCTTTTGACCTCTCTCAGAACCACATCAGATTTAATCTTTTTGAAAAAGAGTTTCTTACCAAACTTATAGAGGGTTCATACCCCACATACGATCAGGTAATACCAAAAAATAATGATAAAACCGCTACAATAAACCGTGAGGAGTTCATAACAGTCTTAAAGAGAGTCTCAGTAATAAATCGTGACAAAAGCAAGATTATAAAGATAGACATAAATGAAAATGAAATGGAAATATTTGCTACCGACCCTGAATTGGGTGAGGCGCGTGATTCCATGGAGGTCAATTTTGACGGCGAAGCCATTAATGTCGGTTTTAATTCGAGGTACCTGCTGGAGTTGCTCTTAAGTATGGAAGCTGAAAATGTAGTTGTTAAATTCCTGGACAGCCAAAATCCCACGCTTTTTATGGAAGAGGGCACTGAGAACTACAGATGTGTTATTATGCCTGTGAGGATATAA
- the dnaA gene encoding chromosomal replication initiator protein DnaA — protein MDIEEIWQRVQGVIQESVGSSAFELWFKPVKPLEIKDNRAVLSVPNRFFREWIEDNYPNLFNKALENVLLKQMSVVFKVDQGQSNELSKKDTMMQTRRTRLANRGIHLNPKYTFDNFVVGPSNQFAHAAALAVSESLGKTYNPLFIYGDVGLGKTHLISAIGNMVIDTDHNAAVMYVSSEQFTNEVVSAIRHEKMGELKDKYRGLDALLIDDVQFIANKTQTQEEFFHTFNALYEKQKQIIISADRPPKELTSITDRLKSRFTMGLIADIQPPSVELKVAILQRKAEAQKIFLQDDMAYYLATRIRSNIRELEGCLIKLAANSNLTGNPINISMAKNVLKDVFVDDFKPISIEYIQKTVSEYFNIKPIDIKAKKRTKEVTVPRQVAMYIIKKLTDLSLGDIGKSFGGKDHATVIYACKQVESKIESDENFSKVVDQLINRIKP, from the coding sequence ATGGATATTGAAGAGATTTGGCAGAGGGTACAAGGCGTTATACAGGAATCCGTGGGTAGTTCGGCATTTGAGCTGTGGTTTAAACCTGTAAAGCCGCTGGAAATCAAAGACAACAGAGCTGTGTTGTCGGTTCCCAACAGATTTTTCAGGGAATGGATAGAGGACAATTACCCTAATCTATTTAACAAGGCATTGGAAAACGTACTTTTGAAACAAATGAGTGTTGTTTTTAAAGTAGATCAGGGGCAGTCGAACGAGCTTTCAAAAAAAGACACTATGATGCAAACCCGCCGGACTAGATTAGCCAACAGGGGAATTCATCTTAATCCAAAATATACTTTCGATAACTTTGTGGTAGGCCCAAGTAACCAGTTTGCCCATGCAGCAGCCCTTGCTGTTTCGGAGTCACTGGGAAAAACATATAATCCACTTTTCATTTATGGTGATGTCGGCTTAGGTAAGACACATCTGATAAGTGCAATCGGCAACATGGTTATAGATACCGACCATAATGCCGCTGTTATGTACGTATCATCGGAGCAGTTTACTAATGAGGTGGTCTCTGCCATAAGGCACGAAAAGATGGGCGAATTAAAAGACAAGTACAGGGGACTGGACGCCCTCCTTATTGACGATGTACAATTCATAGCAAATAAAACTCAAACTCAGGAGGAGTTTTTTCACACTTTTAACGCCCTCTACGAAAAACAAAAACAGATAATAATTTCGGCGGACAGACCTCCAAAAGAATTGACTTCAATAACAGACCGCCTTAAATCCCGTTTTACAATGGGATTAATTGCAGATATTCAACCTCCGTCTGTGGAGCTGAAAGTTGCAATCTTACAAAGAAAAGCGGAAGCGCAGAAAATTTTCCTGCAAGATGATATGGCCTACTATCTTGCCACGCGTATTCGCTCTAACATAAGAGAACTGGAGGGCTGCCTCATTAAATTAGCCGCTAATTCCAATCTGACAGGAAATCCTATAAATATTTCCATGGCAAAGAACGTCTTAAAGGATGTATTTGTTGATGATTTTAAACCAATAAGCATTGAGTATATACAAAAAACAGTTTCTGAGTATTTCAACATAAAACCAATAGACATAAAGGCTAAAAAGCGTACCAAAGAGGTGACAGTTCCCAGACAGGTGGCTATGTATATTATAAAAAAGCTGACGGATTTATCTCTTGGCGATATAGGAAAGTCCTTTGGAGGAAAAGACCATGCTACGGTTATTTATGCCTGTAAGCAAGTTGAGAGCAAAATTGAAAGTGACGAAAACTTCAGCAAAGTTGTGGATCAATTGATAAACAGAATAAAACCATAA
- the prfB gene encoding peptide chain release factor 2 (programmed frameshift) yields MIGLVEIKEKIKPLELKLNHLEAIFEVENLLKEISDIEIQLGITENWSSHEKVSELKKRQSRVQDIVRSFLDVEGDVNYLMESLSILDEEDGQLFVSEFEEKLNSTVEKIDSLELKHLLSRKFDDCNAIVEIHPGAGGTESQDWAQMLMRMYLRWAELNSYKADIVDLLSGDEAGIKSVMITFTGPYAYGYLSSEIGVHRLVRISPFDTNKRRHTSFAAVLAYPEIEKDIEIEIKDDDLRIDTFRASGAGGQHVNKVSSAVRITHLPSSIVVSCQNERSQHKNKERAMRILKSRLYELQVARQEKTLDGIIGDKKNIQWGNQIRSYVLHPYRLIKDHRTGYEMGNVNAVLDGEIGSFIKEFLLWRKNA; encoded by the exons ATGATTGGGCTTGTAGAAATAAAAGAGAAAATTAAGCCGCTGGAACTGAAATTAAATCATCTC GAGGCTATCTTTGAGGTGGAAAACCTGCTTAAGGAAATATCCGATATAGAAATTCAACTGGGTATAACGGAAAACTGGTCCAGCCATGAAAAGGTCTCTGAGCTTAAAAAAAGACAGTCCAGAGTTCAGGACATAGTTAGGTCTTTTCTTGATGTGGAAGGCGATGTCAACTACCTGATGGAGTCTCTTTCAATACTTGATGAGGAGGACGGCCAACTGTTTGTAAGTGAGTTTGAAGAGAAACTAAACAGCACGGTAGAGAAAATAGATTCTCTTGAGTTAAAGCACCTTCTCAGTAGAAAGTTTGACGACTGTAACGCTATTGTGGAAATTCATCCAGGAGCCGGCGGCACTGAAAGCCAGGACTGGGCACAGATGCTGATGAGGATGTACTTACGATGGGCCGAACTTAACTCATATAAGGCCGATATCGTTGATTTATTAAGCGGTGATGAGGCAGGCATTAAAAGTGTCATGATAACATTTACCGGGCCCTATGCCTACGGCTACCTGAGCTCTGAAATAGGAGTACATAGGCTTGTCAGAATCTCCCCGTTTGACACCAACAAAAGACGGCATACATCATTTGCCGCAGTGCTGGCCTATCCTGAAATAGAAAAAGACATCGAGATAGAAATCAAAGATGATGACTTAAGAATTGACACATTCAGGGCATCGGGGGCGGGAGGACAGCATGTTAATAAAGTCTCCTCCGCCGTAAGAATCACACACTTGCCCTCTTCAATTGTAGTTTCTTGCCAAAATGAACGCTCTCAGCATAAAAACAAGGAAAGAGCCATGAGAATTCTTAAATCAAGACTCTATGAGCTGCAGGTTGCCAGGCAGGAGAAAACACTTGACGGAATAATCGGAGATAAAAAAAATATCCAATGGGGAAACCAGATTCGTTCTTACGTACTTCACCCCTACAGATTAATAAAAGACCACAGAACAGGTTATGAAATGGGTAATGTTAACGCTGTGCTTGACGGTGAAATAGGTTCCTTCATTAAGGAGTTTTTACTTTGGAGAAAAAATGCTTAA
- the lnt gene encoding apolipoprotein N-acyltransferase: MDILHNFALSLSSIIKKLTPKFFFINYFLPAFSGILLFLAFPKPELSTLAWAALLPLFYSITAADTKLRAICSGLITGFIFFFGTQYWIYHSINHFGGIPFILSIIIVFVLCLYQSLYISVFALMFHLIGKRRSIRGACYSTPFIWVSLEYLKGIFLTGFPWSFLGYSQYKFIPLIQIADITAVYGISFLIVFFNCALYLTFFENNYTLKKNPLKKLKPIIIASVIFILAIVYGLKKQPSLNYTEKVTVTLVQGNIPQEMKLSRDYTDKIINTYETLTLENTPDNTDLVVWPESALPFYFMSDRKYTDDFVKFQKYLGKSLLFGTDLIRGRKGKSLILTNSAVLLGKDGKIDYVYDKIHMVPFGEYVPLRKLLFFVDKLVGSTGEFSPGRDFVSGRAEFGSFGTHICYEIIFPDLVRRFYINGGDFIVTISNDAWFGDTSGPYQHFAIAVLRAVENGKYLIRATNSGISAIVGPKGGILKKTSLFERVTLTGDIYKSAGGVTFYTVFGDVFAYSCLIYSVFITAFLIVKRRR; encoded by the coding sequence ATGGATATATTACACAATTTTGCTCTTTCATTGTCAAGCATTATAAAAAAACTTACTCCAAAGTTTTTTTTTATTAATTATTTCCTGCCGGCTTTCTCGGGAATACTGCTCTTTCTTGCCTTCCCTAAGCCCGAGCTTTCCACGCTGGCATGGGCCGCCCTCCTGCCGCTCTTTTACTCAATTACGGCGGCAGATACTAAGCTACGGGCCATATGCAGCGGTCTTATAACGGGATTTATCTTTTTCTTCGGCACTCAGTACTGGATTTATCACTCAATTAACCACTTCGGCGGCATCCCGTTTATTTTAAGCATAATTATTGTCTTTGTCCTTTGTCTCTACCAAAGTCTCTACATCAGCGTCTTTGCGCTTATGTTTCATCTTATTGGAAAAAGACGATCCATCAGAGGAGCCTGCTACAGCACACCATTTATATGGGTAAGCCTTGAATACTTAAAGGGAATATTTCTCACCGGGTTTCCGTGGTCATTCCTTGGGTACTCTCAGTACAAATTCATCCCGCTCATTCAAATAGCTGACATAACCGCCGTCTATGGCATTTCTTTTTTGATAGTATTTTTTAATTGCGCACTCTATCTGACTTTTTTTGAAAATAACTATACTCTCAAAAAGAATCCGCTTAAAAAACTCAAACCAATTATTATCGCCTCCGTTATTTTTATCCTTGCTATAGTTTATGGACTAAAAAAACAGCCGTCTTTAAATTACACCGAAAAAGTCACTGTTACCTTAGTTCAGGGTAATATCCCGCAGGAAATGAAATTATCACGGGACTATACAGATAAAATTATAAACACCTACGAGACTCTGACTTTGGAAAATACACCTGATAATACCGATTTAGTGGTATGGCCTGAGTCGGCACTGCCGTTTTATTTCATGAGTGACCGGAAATATACGGATGATTTTGTCAAGTTTCAAAAATATTTGGGAAAAAGTCTTCTCTTTGGCACAGATCTGATACGAGGCAGAAAAGGAAAATCTTTAATTCTCACAAATAGTGCTGTTTTACTGGGGAAAGATGGAAAAATTGATTATGTTTATGATAAAATCCATATGGTACCGTTTGGGGAATATGTGCCGTTGAGAAAGCTGCTTTTTTTTGTCGATAAACTTGTCGGCTCAACAGGTGAATTTTCTCCGGGCAGGGATTTTGTGTCAGGTAGGGCGGAATTCGGCTCATTTGGAACGCATATTTGTTATGAAATTATATTCCCGGATTTGGTAAGGAGATTTTATATAAACGGCGGTGATTTTATAGTAACCATTAGCAATGACGCATGGTTTGGCGATACATCAGGCCCGTATCAACACTTTGCAATAGCAGTGCTGCGGGCGGTGGAAAATGGAAAATATCTTATAAGGGCTACTAACTCCGGCATATCGGCAATTGTCGGCCCAAAGGGCGGTATATTGAAAAAAACATCTCTTTTTGAAAGAGTAACCTTAACCGGAGATATTTATAAATCTGCCGGAGGAGTTACTTTTTACACGGTCTTTGGAGATGTCTTTGCATATAGTTGTCTGATTTACAGTGTTTTCATTACAGCATTTTTGATAGTTAAAAGACGGAGGTAA